A region of Crenobacter cavernae DNA encodes the following proteins:
- a CDS encoding CbtB domain-containing protein encodes MLTTSSFPVAVAPVTIPVRELLPWAIFTGLLLLLAIYFVGVEQGATSLFPGMYIHEFVHDGRHLLGFPCH; translated from the coding sequence ATGCTTACGACTTCCTCTTTTCCCGTAGCGGTAGCGCCGGTAACGATTCCGGTCCGTGAATTGCTGCCTTGGGCCATTTTCACCGGATTGCTGCTGTTGCTCGCCATTTACTTTGTCGGTGTCGAGCAAGGCGCTACCTCGCTGTTCCCCGGCATGTACATTCACGAGTTCGTGCATGACGGCCGCCACCTGCTTGGCTTCCCCTGCCACTAA
- a CDS encoding CbtA family protein, which yields MIRDLLIRGLITGVVAGLLSFGFAKTFGEPPVELAIAFEEQQAHAGHSHHDDHAHGTTTAEAAEAEPELVSRDVQAGLGLITGVVVYSAALGGIFALVFAFAYGRLGALRARATAATLALFGFVTITLVPFLKYPPNPPAVGNPETLDLRTILFFGVIALSIAAAALSVSLFRRWQARRGSWNAAQIAIATFVGLNAAALFMLPSFNDVPAAFSASLLWDFRIATFGVQAVLWATFGLLFGALAERLLEAKRPSRMTLQRG from the coding sequence ATGATTAGAGATCTCCTCATTAGGGGCTTGATAACGGGCGTCGTTGCCGGCCTGTTGAGTTTCGGGTTCGCCAAAACTTTTGGCGAACCCCCGGTAGAACTTGCGATTGCATTCGAAGAGCAGCAGGCCCATGCAGGCCACTCACATCATGACGACCATGCACATGGCACAACGACGGCGGAGGCAGCAGAGGCCGAACCCGAGCTGGTGAGCCGGGACGTCCAGGCCGGCCTCGGACTTATCACCGGCGTCGTGGTGTACAGCGCCGCGCTGGGCGGCATTTTCGCGCTGGTGTTCGCCTTCGCTTACGGCCGGCTGGGAGCACTGCGGGCCCGTGCAACGGCCGCCACCCTCGCACTGTTCGGGTTCGTGACCATCACACTCGTTCCGTTCCTGAAATACCCTCCCAATCCCCCGGCCGTCGGCAATCCTGAGACACTCGACCTTCGTACCATCCTGTTCTTCGGGGTCATTGCCCTGTCCATCGCGGCAGCGGCGCTGTCAGTGTCGCTGTTCCGTCGCTGGCAAGCACGACGGGGTAGCTGGAACGCGGCACAGATTGCAATCGCAACGTTTGTCGGCCTGAACGCGGCCGCGCTATTCATGCTCCCTAGCTTCAACGATGTACCGGCAGCCTTCTCGGCGTCGCTGCTCTGGGACTTCCGGATCGCGACCTTCGGCGTCCAGGCGGTGTTGTGGGCGACCTTCGGGCTACTCTTCGGCGCACTGGCCGAGCGTCTCCTCGAGGCCAAGAGGCCTTCGCGCATGACACTACAACGAGGCTAG
- a CDS encoding microcin C ABC transporter permease YejB → MGHYLVKRLLLMIPTLVGILAITFAVIQFVPGGPVEQMVQTLTRSGVAGETAAVDTRSLLKGQSGLSPEELGQLKALYGFDKPPLTRFTDMLGNFARFELGESFFHHQSVGVLILDKLPVSMSLGLWTFFLTYLICIPLGVAKAVRDGSRFDLATSTFILVGYAIPGFVLGVVLLVLFGGGSFWQLFPLRGLTSDNWAELGLVDKVLDYLWHIALPVTASTVGNLAVMTLLTKNVFLEEIRRQYVYTARAKGLSESAILYRHVFRNALIPLITGFPAAFIGAFFTGSLLIETLFSLDGLGLLSYESVIRRDYPVVMGSLYVFTLMGLVTKLLSDLSYLWVDPRVSFEEGGQ, encoded by the coding sequence ATGGGCCATTACCTCGTCAAACGTTTGTTGCTGATGATCCCGACGCTGGTCGGCATCCTCGCGATCACCTTCGCGGTGATCCAGTTCGTGCCGGGCGGTCCGGTCGAACAGATGGTGCAGACCCTGACCCGGAGCGGCGTCGCCGGCGAAACCGCCGCCGTCGATACGCGGTCCTTGCTGAAGGGGCAGTCGGGCCTGTCGCCCGAGGAGCTCGGCCAACTCAAGGCGTTGTACGGCTTCGACAAGCCGCCGCTGACGCGCTTTACCGACATGCTGGGCAACTTCGCGCGCTTCGAGCTCGGCGAGAGCTTCTTCCACCACCAGAGCGTCGGCGTGCTGATTCTCGACAAGCTGCCGGTGTCGATGTCGCTCGGCCTGTGGACGTTTTTCCTGACCTATCTGATCTGCATCCCGCTCGGCGTCGCCAAGGCGGTGCGCGACGGCAGCCGCTTCGACCTCGCGACCAGCACCTTCATCCTGGTCGGCTACGCGATTCCCGGCTTCGTGCTCGGCGTCGTGCTGCTGGTGCTGTTCGGCGGCGGCAGCTTCTGGCAGCTGTTCCCCTTGCGCGGCCTGACCAGCGACAACTGGGCCGAGCTCGGCCTCGTCGACAAGGTGCTCGACTACCTGTGGCATATCGCGCTGCCGGTGACCGCGTCGACCGTCGGCAACCTCGCGGTGATGACCTTGCTGACCAAGAATGTGTTCCTCGAGGAAATTCGCCGCCAATACGTCTACACCGCGCGGGCCAAGGGTTTGAGCGAGAGCGCCATCCTCTACCGTCACGTTTTCCGCAATGCGCTGATCCCGCTGATCACCGGCTTCCCGGCCGCCTTCATCGGCGCCTTCTTCACCGGCAGCCTGTTGATCGAGACGCTGTTCTCGCTCGACGGGCTCGGCCTGCTGTCGTACGAGTCGGTGATCCGCCGCGACTACCCGGTGGTGATGGGCAGCCTCTACGTTTTCACGCTGATGGGGCTGGTCACCAAGCTGCTGTCGGATCTGTCCTACCTGTGGGTCGACCCGCGCGTCAGCTTCGAGGAGGGCGGGCAATGA
- a CDS encoding histidine phosphatase family protein, with product MKTELTLLCHAPTHAMRAGMFPCAEDPIEWPEYLPAGMTLDALSFERVLVSPARCARETAAALSLTATVDSALRELDYGDWQGRSLKEIVRDDPEGLQHWLADPATAPHRGESIEALARRVVDRLKNPVHFPGCTLLVTHASVIKVLLLEAVGAPLTAFSSVDVAPLSRVALTAFKDRWRLRIGESLIG from the coding sequence ATGAAAACGGAACTGACCTTGCTGTGCCATGCCCCGACCCATGCGATGCGCGCGGGGATGTTCCCTTGCGCTGAAGATCCCATCGAGTGGCCGGAATATCTGCCAGCCGGCATGACACTCGATGCCCTGTCGTTCGAGCGTGTGCTGGTTAGCCCCGCTCGCTGCGCGCGCGAGACGGCAGCGGCGTTGTCGTTGACGGCAACGGTGGACTCGGCGCTTCGGGAATTGGACTATGGCGATTGGCAAGGGCGGTCGCTGAAAGAGATTGTTCGGGACGACCCCGAAGGCTTGCAGCACTGGCTCGCCGACCCCGCTACCGCGCCCCATCGGGGAGAAAGCATCGAAGCGCTTGCCAGACGGGTCGTCGACAGGCTGAAGAATCCCGTGCACTTTCCGGGGTGCACCTTGTTGGTGACACACGCAAGCGTGATCAAGGTGCTGCTGCTGGAGGCGGTGGGGGCACCTCTGACCGCTTTTTCGAGTGTGGATGTCGCTCCTTTGTCGAGAGTCGCGCTGACAGCATTCAAGGACAGATGGCGTTTGCGGATTGGTGAATCGCTGATAGGTTGA
- the fabI gene encoding enoyl-ACP reductase FabI → MGFLQGKKILITGMISDRSIAYGIAQACHRQGAELAFTYVVDKLEDRVRKMATEFGSDLVFRCDVQNDDEINQLFVDLGQRWDGLDGLVHAIAFAPREALAGDFLDSLSREAFRVSHDVSAYSFPALAKAARPMMKGRNSALLTLTYLGAVRAIPNYNVMGLAKASLEASVRFTASAVGKDGIRCNGISAGPIKTLAASGIAGFSKLLSHVAHDAPLRRSVTTEEVGNAAAFLLSDLASGITGEITYVDAGYSINALNVDSE, encoded by the coding sequence ATGGGTTTCCTGCAAGGCAAAAAGATTCTGATCACCGGCATGATCTCCGACCGCTCGATCGCCTACGGCATCGCTCAGGCTTGTCATCGCCAAGGCGCCGAACTGGCGTTCACCTACGTCGTCGACAAGCTCGAAGACCGTGTCCGCAAGATGGCCACCGAATTCGGCTCCGACCTCGTTTTCCGCTGCGACGTGCAGAACGACGACGAGATCAACCAGCTGTTCGTCGACCTCGGCCAACGTTGGGACGGCTTGGACGGTCTGGTGCACGCGATCGCCTTCGCGCCGCGCGAAGCACTGGCCGGCGACTTCCTCGACTCGCTGTCGCGCGAAGCGTTCCGGGTCTCGCACGACGTATCGGCGTACAGCTTCCCGGCGCTGGCCAAGGCCGCGCGCCCGATGATGAAGGGTCGCAACAGCGCCCTCTTGACGCTGACCTACCTCGGCGCGGTGCGCGCGATCCCGAACTACAACGTGATGGGTCTGGCCAAGGCCAGCCTCGAGGCGTCGGTCCGCTTCACCGCCAGCGCGGTCGGCAAGGACGGCATCCGCTGCAACGGCATCTCGGCCGGCCCGATCAAGACACTGGCCGCCTCGGGCATCGCCGGTTTCAGCAAGCTGCTGTCGCACGTCGCGCACGACGCGCCGCTACGCCGCAGCGTGACGACCGAAGAAGTCGGCAACGCCGCCGCCTTCCTCTTGTCCGACCTCGCGTCGGGCATCACCGGTGAAATCACCTACGTGGACGCCGGCTACAGCATCAACGCGCTGAACGTCGACAGCGAATAA
- a CDS encoding ABC transporter ATP-binding protein yields the protein MNLLTVENLTAHFGEQAAVKGASFAIAPGEKLALVGESGSGKSVTAQAILRLNPDVTLSGRVVFGDDDLMALPERRLRRVRGRDIAMIFQEPMSALNPVQTVGTQIAEVLALHLGLPATEARAEAIRLLARTGIPDPEHRVDAYPFQLSGGQRQRAMIAMALAGKPKLLIADEPTTALDVTVQAQILDLLDELQRDTGMAVLFITHDLNLVRRFADRVAVMRAGEIVEVGEVDAVFAHPAHPYTRELLASRPDPLPDNREHAPQRLAVRDLSVAFSRRRGWWRKEAVPILHGVKLSVPAGRTLGVVGESGSGKTTLALALMRLVASQGEIELEGRRIDGLKGEALRATRRGYQMVFQDPFASLSPRLTVEEIVGEGLTQHEPGLRPGERARRVEATLAEVGMSPDALHRYPHEFSGGQRQRIALARALILKPRLLILDEPTSALDATLQKQMIALLLRLQTEHGLSYLFISHDLAVVRALAHEVLVLKDGRVVEEGPAAALLAAPRDAYTRRLVEAARLGREGREGEVAPSLP from the coding sequence ATGAACCTGTTGACCGTCGAGAACCTGACCGCGCACTTCGGCGAACAAGCCGCCGTCAAGGGGGCGAGCTTCGCGATCGCGCCGGGCGAAAAGCTCGCGCTGGTCGGCGAGTCCGGCTCGGGCAAGAGCGTCACCGCGCAGGCCATCCTGCGCCTGAACCCCGACGTGACGCTGTCCGGCCGCGTCGTGTTCGGCGACGACGACCTTATGGCGCTGCCCGAGCGGCGTCTGCGCCGGGTGCGCGGCCGCGACATCGCGATGATCTTCCAGGAGCCGATGAGTGCGCTCAACCCGGTGCAGACCGTCGGCACGCAGATCGCCGAGGTACTGGCGTTGCATTTGGGGCTGCCGGCGACGGAGGCGCGCGCCGAGGCGATCAGGCTGCTGGCGCGCACCGGCATTCCCGACCCCGAGCACAGGGTCGACGCCTACCCGTTCCAGCTCTCCGGCGGCCAGCGCCAGCGGGCGATGATCGCGATGGCGCTGGCCGGCAAACCGAAACTCTTGATCGCCGACGAGCCGACCACCGCGCTCGACGTGACGGTGCAGGCGCAGATCCTCGACCTGCTGGACGAATTGCAGCGCGACACCGGCATGGCGGTACTCTTCATCACGCACGACCTGAACCTGGTACGCCGTTTCGCCGACCGTGTCGCGGTGATGCGCGCCGGCGAGATCGTCGAGGTCGGCGAAGTCGACGCCGTGTTCGCCCACCCGGCGCATCCGTATACACGCGAATTGCTGGCGAGCCGGCCCGATCCCCTGCCCGACAATCGAGAGCACGCGCCGCAGCGGCTGGCGGTGCGCGACTTGTCGGTGGCGTTCTCGCGTCGTCGCGGCTGGTGGCGCAAGGAGGCGGTGCCCATCCTGCACGGCGTGAAACTGTCGGTGCCGGCCGGGCGCACGCTCGGTGTCGTCGGCGAATCGGGTTCGGGCAAGACGACGCTGGCGCTGGCGCTGATGCGGCTGGTCGCCTCGCAAGGCGAGATCGAGCTCGAAGGGCGGCGGATCGACGGCCTCAAGGGCGAGGCGCTGCGCGCGACGCGGCGCGGCTACCAGATGGTGTTCCAGGACCCGTTCGCCTCGCTGTCGCCACGGCTGACGGTAGAGGAGATCGTCGGCGAAGGCTTGACGCAGCACGAACCAGGCCTGAGGCCCGGCGAACGCGCGCGGCGAGTGGAAGCGACGTTGGCCGAGGTCGGCATGTCGCCCGACGCGCTGCACCGTTACCCGCACGAATTTTCCGGCGGCCAGCGCCAGCGCATCGCGCTCGCGCGCGCGCTGATCCTCAAGCCGCGGCTCTTGATCCTCGACGAGCCGACCAGCGCGCTCGACGCGACGCTGCAAAAGCAGATGATCGCATTGCTGCTGAGGCTCCAGACCGAGCACGGGCTCAGCTACCTGTTCATCAGCCACGACCTCGCGGTGGTGCGGGCGCTCGCGCACGAGGTGCTGGTCTTGAAGGACGGCCGCGTGGTCGAGGAGGGGCCGGCCGCGGCGCTGCTCGCCGCGCCGCGCGACGCGTATACTCGAAGGCTGGTCGAAGCGGCGCGCCTTGGAAGAGAAGGCAGAGAAGGCGAAGTCGCGCCATCGCTGCCTTGA
- a CDS encoding ABC transporter permease, translating into MSQSPLARAWGRFKKNRRAWVSLWLFAVLFGVSLFAEVLSNDKPLVVRYHGEWYVPVLKDYNETAFGGDFDTPADYLDPYIRDRLAEPGNWALFAPNPYSANTINEFTRSPNPAQPSSANLLGTDDRGRDILARLVYGFRLSVLFALALTVVGTLVGIVMGALQGYFGGRVDLTLQRASEIWGSLPELYLLIILSSFFNPSLGLLLALLALFGWMGLADYVRAEFLKNRQMEYALAARALGVSNPRIIWRHLLPNSLTPVLAFLPFRVSGAILALTSLDFLGLGVPASTPSLGELLSQGKDNLDAWWIALSTFTVLTATLLLLIFIGEGLRSALDTRKG; encoded by the coding sequence ATGAGCCAGTCCCCGCTCGCGCGTGCCTGGGGCCGCTTCAAGAAGAACCGCCGCGCGTGGGTCAGCCTGTGGCTGTTCGCGGTGCTGTTCGGCGTGTCCTTGTTCGCCGAAGTGCTGTCTAACGACAAGCCGCTGGTCGTCCGCTACCACGGCGAGTGGTACGTGCCGGTGCTCAAGGACTACAACGAGACCGCCTTCGGCGGCGACTTCGACACGCCGGCCGACTACCTCGACCCCTATATCCGCGACCGCTTGGCCGAGCCCGGCAACTGGGCGCTGTTCGCCCCCAACCCGTACAGCGCCAACACGATCAACGAATTCACCCGCAGCCCCAACCCGGCTCAGCCTTCCTCGGCCAACCTATTGGGGACCGACGACCGCGGCCGCGACATCCTCGCGCGCCTGGTGTACGGCTTCAGGCTGTCGGTGCTGTTCGCGCTCGCGCTGACCGTCGTCGGCACGCTGGTCGGCATCGTCATGGGGGCGCTGCAGGGCTACTTCGGCGGCAGGGTGGATTTGACTTTGCAGCGCGCGAGCGAGATCTGGGGCAGCCTGCCCGAGCTGTATCTGCTGATCATTCTCTCGTCGTTCTTCAACCCCAGCCTCGGCCTGTTGCTCGCGCTCTTGGCGCTGTTCGGCTGGATGGGCCTGGCCGACTATGTGCGCGCCGAGTTCCTGAAGAACCGCCAGATGGAATACGCGCTCGCCGCGCGCGCGCTCGGCGTGTCGAACCCGCGCATCATCTGGCGCCACCTGTTGCCCAACAGCCTGACGCCGGTGCTGGCCTTCCTGCCGTTCCGCGTCAGCGGCGCGATCCTCGCGCTGACCAGCCTCGACTTCCTCGGCCTCGGCGTACCGGCGTCGACGCCGAGCCTCGGCGAGCTGTTGTCGCAGGGCAAGGACAACCTCGACGCCTGGTGGATCGCGCTGTCCACCTTCACCGTGCTGACCGCGACCCTGCTCTTGCTGATCTTTATCGGCGAGGGGCTGCGTTCGGCGCTCGACACGCGCAAGGGCTGA
- the rho gene encoding transcription termination factor Rho codes for MHLSDLKHLHVSELVDMAIANEIDGANRLRKQDLIFALLKNQAKKGESIYGEGTLEVLPDGFGFLRSPDTSYLAGPDDIYVSPSQIRRFNLHTGDTIEGEIRTPKEGERYFALVKVDKVNGEPPENSKHKILFENLTPLFPTERLHLERDIKSEENTTSRVIDLIAPIGRGQRGLLVAPPKSGKTVMLQNIAHAITSNHPDVELIVLLIDERPEEVTEMTRSVRGEVVSSTFDEPATRHVQVAEMVIEKAKRLVEHKKDVVILLDSITRLARAYNTVIPASGKVLTGGVDANALQRPKRFFGAARNIEEGGSLTIIATALIDTGSRMDDVIYEEFKGTGNMELHLDRKMAEKRVFPAININRSGTRREELLIPQDQLQRIWVLRKLLYPMDDLEAMEFLQDKMRATKSNAAFFDSMRR; via the coding sequence ATGCATTTATCCGACCTCAAGCACCTTCACGTCAGTGAGCTCGTCGACATGGCGATCGCCAACGAGATCGACGGCGCCAACCGGCTGCGCAAGCAAGACCTGATCTTCGCGCTGTTGAAAAACCAGGCCAAGAAAGGCGAAAGCATCTACGGCGAAGGCACGCTCGAGGTCCTGCCGGACGGATTCGGTTTCCTGCGCAGCCCCGACACCTCGTACCTGGCCGGCCCGGACGACATCTACGTCAGCCCGAGCCAGATCCGCCGCTTCAACCTGCACACCGGCGACACCATCGAGGGCGAGATCCGCACCCCGAAGGAGGGCGAGCGCTACTTCGCGCTGGTGAAGGTCGACAAGGTGAACGGCGAGCCGCCGGAAAATTCCAAGCACAAGATCCTGTTCGAGAACCTGACGCCGCTGTTCCCGACCGAGCGCCTGCATCTCGAGCGCGACATCAAGTCCGAGGAAAACACCACCAGCCGCGTGATCGACCTGATCGCGCCGATTGGCCGCGGCCAGCGTGGTTTGTTGGTGGCGCCGCCGAAATCCGGCAAGACGGTGATGCTGCAGAACATCGCGCACGCGATCACCTCCAACCATCCGGATGTCGAGCTGATCGTGCTGTTGATCGACGAGCGCCCGGAAGAAGTGACCGAGATGACGCGCTCGGTGCGCGGCGAGGTGGTGTCGTCGACCTTCGACGAACCGGCTACCCGCCACGTACAGGTCGCCGAAATGGTGATCGAGAAGGCCAAGCGCCTGGTCGAGCACAAGAAAGACGTCGTGATCCTGCTCGATTCGATCACGCGTCTGGCCCGCGCCTACAACACGGTGATCCCGGCGTCGGGCAAGGTGCTGACCGGCGGTGTCGACGCCAACGCGCTGCAACGCCCGAAACGCTTCTTCGGCGCCGCGCGTAACATCGAGGAGGGCGGCTCGCTGACCATCATCGCCACCGCGCTGATCGACACCGGCTCGCGCATGGACGACGTGATCTACGAGGAATTCAAGGGCACCGGCAACATGGAACTCCATCTGGACCGCAAAATGGCGGAAAAGCGGGTTTTCCCGGCGATCAACATCAATCGCTCGGGCACCCGCCGTGAAGAACTGCTGATCCCGCAGGATCAGCTGCAGCGCATCTGGGTGCTGCGCAAGCTCTTGTACCCGATGGACGACCTCGAGGCGATGGAATTCCTGCAGGACAAGATGCGCGCCACCAAGAGCAACGCCGCTTTCTTCGACTCGATGCGTCGCTAA
- a CDS encoding trimeric intracellular cation channel family protein — MQMDWFAVVGTVAFTFSGYLVGVRKHLDVLGVVIVSLLSAIGGGLIRDALVSRMPLVFHDTEPLIVITATLIVAWVMRLHQRESGLIARLFIVADSIGLVAFSLTGAMVGLSLGLNAFGVVMLSFVTAVGGGMVRDMMVNEIPFILNQDFYGTVAILVAGGLYLLDHFGTVTALGLQALFWGGLALRLLAHWKELALPRIVKPANTE, encoded by the coding sequence ATGCAGATGGACTGGTTCGCGGTGGTGGGGACGGTGGCGTTCACCTTTTCCGGCTACTTGGTCGGGGTGAGGAAGCACCTGGACGTGCTCGGCGTGGTGATCGTCAGCCTGCTGTCCGCGATCGGCGGCGGCCTGATCCGCGACGCGCTGGTCAGCCGCATGCCGCTGGTGTTTCACGACACCGAGCCCTTGATCGTCATCACCGCGACGCTCATCGTCGCGTGGGTGATGCGTCTGCACCAGCGCGAGAGCGGCCTGATCGCGCGGCTCTTCATCGTCGCCGACTCGATCGGGCTCGTCGCGTTCAGCCTGACGGGCGCGATGGTTGGGCTGTCGCTCGGGCTGAACGCGTTCGGCGTGGTGATGCTGTCCTTTGTCACCGCCGTCGGAGGCGGCATGGTGCGCGACATGATGGTCAACGAGATCCCGTTCATCCTGAACCAGGACTTCTACGGCACGGTGGCGATCCTGGTGGCCGGCGGCCTGTATCTGCTCGACCATTTCGGCACGGTGACCGCGCTGGGTCTGCAGGCGCTGTTCTGGGGCGGGCTGGCGCTACGTTTGCTTGCACACTGGAAAGAACTGGCGCTGCCCAGGATCGTCAAACCCGCCAACACCGAATAA
- a CDS encoding extracellular solute-binding protein, with translation MRFRRLLIFALTLLAAQELAATPSMALGYRPKYPADFAHFDYTDPAAPKGGRLVLPAIGGYDTLNPYTLKGDKEAGISAMTVESLMAQSEDEPFSAYPLIARDIALAPDKLSVTFKLDPRARFSNGKPVTPADVVFSFDTLTRDPSATPGYRFYYGDVARAVAVDAQTVRFDFKRPNAELHLIVAQLPIFSRDWIPKGKTLADVSMTPPIGTGPYKLSSYALGRQSEFARRTDYWAQKLPSRRGMYNFDRIVYRYYKDETARLEAFKAGEFDLSAENVAKQWARGYQGDKFDDGRIVKKTLPHGAASGMQGFVFNLRNPLFADRRVREALTLAFDFEWLNRQLFYGQYKRSGSYFSNSEMAAQGWPSEEELAILEPVRAKLDPEVFGLAVEPPVSDSRYGVRENLKRARSLLMAAGWRYQGGRLVDKLGQPFRFEFLSYSRTYERIVAQWQKQLGKLGVELAVRVVDPAIFQRRMNDFAYDTTVVVYGASQSPGNEQQNFHGCQAAKTPGSSNWAGLCDPGIEAILPRFQRFENRQQLVSAARALDRVLRAGRYVVPNWHIPYHRAAWWDRFGQPATLPRYYDVTNWAIQTWWAKPGN, from the coding sequence ATGCGCTTTCGCCGACTGCTGATTTTCGCTCTCACCCTGCTGGCCGCCCAAGAACTCGCGGCGACGCCGTCGATGGCGCTCGGCTATCGGCCCAAGTACCCGGCCGACTTCGCCCATTTCGACTACACCGACCCCGCCGCCCCCAAGGGCGGACGCCTGGTGCTGCCGGCGATCGGCGGCTACGACACGCTGAATCCCTACACGCTCAAGGGCGACAAGGAGGCCGGCATCAGCGCGATGACGGTCGAATCGCTGATGGCACAGAGCGAGGACGAACCGTTTAGCGCCTACCCGCTGATCGCACGCGACATCGCCCTCGCGCCGGACAAACTGTCGGTGACCTTCAAGCTCGATCCCCGCGCGCGCTTCTCCAACGGCAAGCCGGTCACCCCGGCAGACGTGGTGTTCTCGTTCGATACGCTGACGCGCGACCCGAGCGCGACGCCGGGCTACCGCTTCTATTACGGCGACGTTGCGCGCGCGGTCGCCGTCGACGCGCAAACGGTTCGCTTCGATTTCAAGCGGCCGAACGCCGAGCTGCACCTGATCGTCGCGCAGCTGCCGATTTTCTCGCGCGACTGGATTCCGAAGGGCAAGACGCTGGCCGACGTGTCGATGACGCCGCCGATCGGCACCGGGCCTTACAAGCTGTCGAGCTACGCGCTCGGTCGCCAGAGCGAATTCGCGCGACGCACCGACTACTGGGCGCAGAAGCTGCCGAGCCGGCGCGGCATGTACAACTTCGACCGGATCGTCTACCGCTACTACAAGGACGAAACCGCACGGCTCGAGGCGTTCAAGGCCGGTGAGTTCGACCTGTCGGCCGAGAACGTCGCCAAGCAGTGGGCGCGCGGCTACCAGGGCGACAAGTTCGACGACGGCCGCATCGTCAAGAAGACGCTGCCGCACGGCGCGGCGTCCGGCATGCAGGGCTTCGTGTTCAATCTGCGAAACCCGCTGTTCGCCGACAGGCGCGTGCGCGAGGCGCTGACGCTGGCTTTCGACTTCGAATGGTTGAACCGCCAGCTGTTCTACGGCCAGTACAAGCGCAGCGGCAGCTACTTCAGCAATAGCGAAATGGCCGCGCAGGGTTGGCCGAGCGAGGAGGAGCTCGCGATCCTCGAGCCGGTGCGCGCCAAACTCGACCCGGAAGTGTTCGGCCTCGCGGTCGAGCCGCCGGTGTCCGACAGCCGCTACGGCGTGCGTGAAAACCTCAAGCGCGCGCGCAGCCTCTTGATGGCGGCCGGCTGGCGTTATCAGGGGGGGCGACTGGTCGACAAGCTCGGCCAACCTTTCCGCTTCGAATTCCTCAGCTACTCGCGCACCTACGAGCGCATCGTCGCGCAGTGGCAGAAGCAGTTGGGCAAACTCGGCGTCGAGCTGGCGGTGCGCGTGGTCGACCCGGCGATCTTCCAGCGCCGCATGAACGACTTCGCCTACGACACCACCGTCGTCGTCTACGGCGCGAGCCAGAGCCCGGGCAACGAGCAGCAGAATTTCCACGGCTGCCAGGCGGCGAAGACGCCGGGTTCGAGCAACTGGGCCGGCCTGTGCGACCCGGGCATCGAGGCGATCCTGCCGCGCTTCCAGCGCTTCGAGAACCGGCAGCAGCTGGTGAGCGCCGCGCGCGCGCTCGACCGCGTGCTGCGCGCCGGGCGCTATGTGGTGCCAAACTGGCATATCCCTTATCACCGCGCCGCGTGGTGGGACCGCTTCGGCCAGCCCGCGACGCTGCCGCGCTATTACGACGTCACCAACTGGGCGATCCAGACCTGGTGGGCGAAGCCTGGGAACTGA
- the trxA gene encoding thioredoxin TrxA, with translation MSDLILHVTDDSFEQDVLKAEGPVLVDYWAEWCGPCKMIAPILDEVAKEYAGRLKVVKLNIDQNEQTPPKFGIRGIPTLMLFKDGEVAATKVGALAKGQLTAFLDSHI, from the coding sequence ATGAGCGATCTGATCCTGCACGTTACCGACGATTCCTTTGAACAGGATGTTCTCAAGGCCGAGGGCCCGGTCCTGGTCGATTACTGGGCCGAGTGGTGCGGTCCGTGCAAGATGATCGCCCCGATCCTCGACGAAGTCGCCAAGGAGTACGCAGGCCGTCTGAAGGTCGTCAAGCTGAACATCGACCAGAACGAACAGACGCCGCCGAAATTCGGCATCCGCGGCATCCCGACGCTGATGCTGTTCAAGGATGGCGAAGTCGCCGCGACCAAGGTCGGCGCGCTCGCCAAGGGCCAGCTGACGGCCTTCCTCGATAGCCACATCTGA